From Anomalospiza imberbis isolate Cuckoo-Finch-1a 21T00152 chromosome 6, ASM3175350v1, whole genome shotgun sequence, one genomic window encodes:
- the DGLUCY gene encoding D-glutamate cyclase, mitochondrial isoform X2 — protein sequence MLLKGGLKSLLPHVLRRIIRCNRLSISNTSVMAEGYKQANVVILHKSLADDFEKFCHANDGPLPLLYRTQPGDWKCPSLSSDSDIRNDCQLYRKYEHGACTGSLKSLKEYSEQLKDMVTFYLGCSFSFEKAVQKAGIPIRNIEQKCKVSMYKTSVPCYSISMFHCNLVVTMRPIPESKLGAAVLATSELKEAHGAPIHIGDPGLLGIQDLSKPDYGNPVHLHPGDIPVFWACGVTGVEAIINCRTPLAFTHSRHCTFITDLQNDNIRSLGGVPQVHRISQDPLHFSIVSAEAAQKIKTLETLIGIDPGERGIRHLQRQGELLGACLAMSHAGSVLITTGFPTHFTHEPPEENDGPPGALAIAAMLQALEKQVAIVTDQRAMDLNKKIIEEAVQLGILKKPIPLLSYQRESANSALMFLCENGNPGRPRFDHLVAIERAGMAADGNYYNARKVNIKHLVDPIDELFLAAQTIPGITTTGVGDGGNELGMGKVKDAVKKHIKNGDVIACDVEADFTVVAGVSNWGGYAIACALHVLRCCEIHDRYLRRAVGFPRAPSQGLWLPALPSVPKEEKLLKTLVQLGVRSGKTASLEMEVDGLPFYSTHSLMIEKLLQEAQQ from the exons ATGCTTTTGAAAGGAGGCTTGAAATCTCTCCTTCCCCATGTGCTAAGAAGAATAATTCGATGCAACAGACTCAGTATTAGTAATACTTCTGTAATGGCAGAAG GCTATAAACAGGCCAATGTTGTGATTTTGCACAAGTCCCTGGCTGATGACTTTGAGAAGTTCTGCCATGCAAATGATGGACCCCTGCCACTGCTGTACAGAACTCAACCAGGTGACTGGAAATGTCCTTCCTTGAGTAGTGATTCTGATATCAG AAATGACTGCCAGCTGTACAGAAAATATGAGCATGGAGCTTGTACTGGATCACTGAAAAGCCTCAAGGAGTATTCTGAACAACTCAAGGACATGGTGACTTTTTATTtaggctgcagcttctctttcGAAAAAGCAGTCCAAAAAGCCGGCATTCCTATCAGAAACATTGAGCAAAAATGTAAAGTAAGCATGTACAAA ACATCTGTGCCTTGCTACAGCATTTCTATGTTTCACTGCAATTTAGTAGTCACAATGAGACCTATTCCTGAAAGCAAgttgggagcagctgtgctaGCAACGTCAGAATTAAAAGAAGCCCATGGAGCACCAATTCACATAGGTGACCCTG GTCTGCTGGGAATACAAGATCTCTCTAAACCAGACTATGGAAATCCAGTTCACCTTCACCCTGGTGACATTCCAGTGTTTTGGGCCTGTGGAGTAACAGGAGTAGAAGCAATTATCAACTGTC gAACTCCATTAGCTTTTACTCATTCTCGTCACTGCACATTCATTACTGACCTACAGAATGACAATATCAGATCCTTAGGAGGAGTCCCACAGGTCCACCGCATCTCTCAAGATCCTCTGCATTTCAGCATTGTGTCAGCAGAAGCAGCCCAAAAGATAAAGACTCTAGAGACCCTAATTGGAATAGATCCAG GAGAGCGGGGTATCAGGCACCTGCAGCGCCAGGGTGAGCTGCTGGGGGCTTGCCTGGCCATGTCCCACGCGGGGTCCGTGCTGATAACAACGGGATTTCCCACCCACTTCACCCACGAGCCGCCCGAGGAGAACGACGGCCCCCCGGGAGCCCTTGCCATTGCAGCTATGCTGCAGGCCTTGGAGAAACAGGTTGCCATAGTTACAGATCAGAGAGCCATGGATCTGAATAAAAAGATTATTGAAGAAGCTGTTCAACTAG GAATCCTGAAGAAGCCCATCCCTCTGTTGAGTTATCAAAGGGAAAGTGCCAATTCAGCTTTAATGTTTTTGTGTGAGAATGGGAATCCTGGAAGACCAAG ATTTGATCACCTGGTAGCAATAGAGCGTGCTGGGATGGCTGCTGATGGCAATTATTACAATGCCAGGAAAGTTAACATTAAACATCTCGTGGATCCCATAGATGAACTATTTTTAGCTgcacaaaccattccaggaaTCACAACAACAG GTGTTGGAGATGGAGGAAATGAATTAGGAATGGGCAAAGTAAAAGATGCTGTAAAGAAGCACATAAAAAATGGAGATGTTATAGCTTGTGATGTTGAAGCTGATTTTACTGTTGTGGCTG GGGTCTCTAACTGGGGTGGCTACGCCATTGCGTGTGCTCTGCACGTGCTGCGCTGCTGTGAGATCCACGACCGCTACCTGCGCAGAGCCGTCGGCTTTCCACGCGCGCCGAGCCAGGGGCTCTGGCTGCCAGCGCTCCCGTCCGTCCCCAAG gAAGAAAAGCTTCTGAAAACACTTGTGCAGCTCGGGGTCCGCAGTGGCAAAACTGCCAGTCtagagatggaagtggatgggcTGCCCTTCTACAGCACCCATTCACTTATGAttgaaaagctgctgcaggaagcaCAGCAGTGA
- the GPR68 gene encoding ovarian cancer G-protein coupled receptor 1 gives MVNFTENATEKCNINHDIHETLSPVVYIFVFVLGLPANCLSLYYGYLQIKAKNELGIYLCNLTIADLLYIFSLPFWLQYALQHDNWTYDELLCKVCGIILYENIYISVGFLCCISIDRYLAVVHPFRFQRFRTMKAAAIVSIIIWAKEIMTCCFVFTHGEISMDAESHLVCFEHYPIKKWEHNVNYYRFSAGFLFPFFLLAFSYCGILRVVHKSPGTQKKKKIQIKRLVSSTVFIFLVCFGPYHILLVVRSLLENNCSFAEKIFNVYHISLLLTTFNCVADPVLYCFSSESTYQNFVKMRDSCLTCLGHLSTETKESYPLNTTETPNRKQHEQQAGLLQIPLDGAGMKDCFTTNVGSL, from the coding sequence ATGGTGAATTTCACAGAGAATGCTACTGAGAAATGCAATATTAATCATGATATCCACGAGACTTTATCCCCTGTGGTGTACATATTTGTGTTTGTATTAGGCTTGCCGGCTAACTGCCTGTCACTGTACTATGGGTATTTACAGATCAAGGCTAAAAATGAATTAGGTATCTACCTTTGCAATTTGACTATAGCAGACCTGCTGTACatattttctttgcctttttggCTTCAGTATGCTTTGCAGCATGACAACTGGACCTACGATGAGCTGCTGTGCAAAGTTTGTGGCATCATCCTGTATGAGAATATCTACATCAGCGTAGGCTTCCTGTGCTGCATCTCCATCGACCGCTACCTGGCCGTGGTGCACCCCTTTCGGTTTCAGCGCTTTCGGACCATGAAGGCCGCTGCCATTGTCAGCATCATTATCTGGGCCAAAGAAATTATGACATGCTGCTTTGTCTTCACACACGGGGAGATCAGTATGGATGCTGAAAGCCACTTGGTGTGCTTTGAGCATTACCCCATCAAGAAATGGGAGCACAATGTCAATTACTACCGCTTCTCTGCTggcttccttttccccttctttctgcTGGCCTTCTCCTACTGTGGGATTTTACGAGTTGTCCACAAGAGTCCTGGCACtcaaaagaagaagaaaattcaaattaaaagaCTGGTATCAAGCactgttttcatatttttagtCTGCTTTGGACCATACCACATCTTACTTGTAGTTCGTAGCTTGTTGGAGAACAACTGCTCATTTgctgagaaaatatttaatgtttacCATATTTCTCTCCTGTTAACTACTTTTAACTGTGTTGCTGACCCAGTATTGTACTGTTTTTCCAGTGAAAGCACTTACCAGAACTTTGTCAAGATGAGAGACTCTTGTCTAACATGTTTAGGCCATCTGAGTACTGAGACGAAGGAATCCTATCCACTAAACACTACTGAAACTCCCAACAGAAAACAGCATGAACAACAAGCAGGGTTATTACAAATACCacttgatggtgctggaatgAAGGACTGCTTCACAACTAATGTAGGCAGCCTATAG
- the DGLUCY gene encoding D-glutamate cyclase, mitochondrial isoform X3: MVTFYLGCSFSFEKAVQKAGIPIRNIEQKCKVSMYKTSVPCYSISMFHCNLVVTMRPIPESKLGAAVLATSELKEAHGAPIHIGDPGLLGIQDLSKPDYGNPVHLHPGDIPVFWACGVTGVEAIINCRTPLAFTHSRHCTFITDLQNDNIRSLGGVPQVHRISQDPLHFSIVSAEAAQKIKTLETLIGIDPGERGIRHLQRQGELLGACLAMSHAGSVLITTGFPTHFTHEPPEENDGPPGALAIAAMLQALEKQVAIVTDQRAMDLNKKIIEEAVQLGILKKPIPLLSYQRESANSALMFLCENGNPGRPRFDHLVAIERAGMAADGNYYNARKVNIKHLVDPIDELFLAAQTIPGITTTGVGDGGNELGMGKVKDAVKKHIKNGDVIACDVEADFTVVAGVSNWGGYAIACALHVLRCCEIHDRYLRRAVGFPRAPSQGLWLPALPSVPKEEKLLKTLVQLGVRSGKTASLEMEVDGLPFYSTHSLMIEKLLQEAQQ, from the exons ATGGTGACTTTTTATTtaggctgcagcttctctttcGAAAAAGCAGTCCAAAAAGCCGGCATTCCTATCAGAAACATTGAGCAAAAATGTAAAGTAAGCATGTACAAA ACATCTGTGCCTTGCTACAGCATTTCTATGTTTCACTGCAATTTAGTAGTCACAATGAGACCTATTCCTGAAAGCAAgttgggagcagctgtgctaGCAACGTCAGAATTAAAAGAAGCCCATGGAGCACCAATTCACATAGGTGACCCTG GTCTGCTGGGAATACAAGATCTCTCTAAACCAGACTATGGAAATCCAGTTCACCTTCACCCTGGTGACATTCCAGTGTTTTGGGCCTGTGGAGTAACAGGAGTAGAAGCAATTATCAACTGTC gAACTCCATTAGCTTTTACTCATTCTCGTCACTGCACATTCATTACTGACCTACAGAATGACAATATCAGATCCTTAGGAGGAGTCCCACAGGTCCACCGCATCTCTCAAGATCCTCTGCATTTCAGCATTGTGTCAGCAGAAGCAGCCCAAAAGATAAAGACTCTAGAGACCCTAATTGGAATAGATCCAG GAGAGCGGGGTATCAGGCACCTGCAGCGCCAGGGTGAGCTGCTGGGGGCTTGCCTGGCCATGTCCCACGCGGGGTCCGTGCTGATAACAACGGGATTTCCCACCCACTTCACCCACGAGCCGCCCGAGGAGAACGACGGCCCCCCGGGAGCCCTTGCCATTGCAGCTATGCTGCAGGCCTTGGAGAAACAGGTTGCCATAGTTACAGATCAGAGAGCCATGGATCTGAATAAAAAGATTATTGAAGAAGCTGTTCAACTAG GAATCCTGAAGAAGCCCATCCCTCTGTTGAGTTATCAAAGGGAAAGTGCCAATTCAGCTTTAATGTTTTTGTGTGAGAATGGGAATCCTGGAAGACCAAG ATTTGATCACCTGGTAGCAATAGAGCGTGCTGGGATGGCTGCTGATGGCAATTATTACAATGCCAGGAAAGTTAACATTAAACATCTCGTGGATCCCATAGATGAACTATTTTTAGCTgcacaaaccattccaggaaTCACAACAACAG GTGTTGGAGATGGAGGAAATGAATTAGGAATGGGCAAAGTAAAAGATGCTGTAAAGAAGCACATAAAAAATGGAGATGTTATAGCTTGTGATGTTGAAGCTGATTTTACTGTTGTGGCTG GGGTCTCTAACTGGGGTGGCTACGCCATTGCGTGTGCTCTGCACGTGCTGCGCTGCTGTGAGATCCACGACCGCTACCTGCGCAGAGCCGTCGGCTTTCCACGCGCGCCGAGCCAGGGGCTCTGGCTGCCAGCGCTCCCGTCCGTCCCCAAG gAAGAAAAGCTTCTGAAAACACTTGTGCAGCTCGGGGTCCGCAGTGGCAAAACTGCCAGTCtagagatggaagtggatgggcTGCCCTTCTACAGCACCCATTCACTTATGAttgaaaagctgctgcaggaagcaCAGCAGTGA
- the DGLUCY gene encoding D-glutamate cyclase, mitochondrial isoform X1 yields MPSCFFSNFLKLNKRVFVILYENSLWWIICSHFLLLDERMLLKGGLKSLLPHVLRRIIRCNRLSISNTSVMAEGYKQANVVILHKSLADDFEKFCHANDGPLPLLYRTQPGDWKCPSLSSDSDIRNDCQLYRKYEHGACTGSLKSLKEYSEQLKDMVTFYLGCSFSFEKAVQKAGIPIRNIEQKCKVSMYKTSVPCYSISMFHCNLVVTMRPIPESKLGAAVLATSELKEAHGAPIHIGDPGLLGIQDLSKPDYGNPVHLHPGDIPVFWACGVTGVEAIINCRTPLAFTHSRHCTFITDLQNDNIRSLGGVPQVHRISQDPLHFSIVSAEAAQKIKTLETLIGIDPGERGIRHLQRQGELLGACLAMSHAGSVLITTGFPTHFTHEPPEENDGPPGALAIAAMLQALEKQVAIVTDQRAMDLNKKIIEEAVQLGILKKPIPLLSYQRESANSALMFLCENGNPGRPRFDHLVAIERAGMAADGNYYNARKVNIKHLVDPIDELFLAAQTIPGITTTGVGDGGNELGMGKVKDAVKKHIKNGDVIACDVEADFTVVAGVSNWGGYAIACALHVLRCCEIHDRYLRRAVGFPRAPSQGLWLPALPSVPKEEKLLKTLVQLGVRSGKTASLEMEVDGLPFYSTHSLMIEKLLQEAQQ; encoded by the exons GATGAAAGGATGCTTTTGAAAGGAGGCTTGAAATCTCTCCTTCCCCATGTGCTAAGAAGAATAATTCGATGCAACAGACTCAGTATTAGTAATACTTCTGTAATGGCAGAAG GCTATAAACAGGCCAATGTTGTGATTTTGCACAAGTCCCTGGCTGATGACTTTGAGAAGTTCTGCCATGCAAATGATGGACCCCTGCCACTGCTGTACAGAACTCAACCAGGTGACTGGAAATGTCCTTCCTTGAGTAGTGATTCTGATATCAG AAATGACTGCCAGCTGTACAGAAAATATGAGCATGGAGCTTGTACTGGATCACTGAAAAGCCTCAAGGAGTATTCTGAACAACTCAAGGACATGGTGACTTTTTATTtaggctgcagcttctctttcGAAAAAGCAGTCCAAAAAGCCGGCATTCCTATCAGAAACATTGAGCAAAAATGTAAAGTAAGCATGTACAAA ACATCTGTGCCTTGCTACAGCATTTCTATGTTTCACTGCAATTTAGTAGTCACAATGAGACCTATTCCTGAAAGCAAgttgggagcagctgtgctaGCAACGTCAGAATTAAAAGAAGCCCATGGAGCACCAATTCACATAGGTGACCCTG GTCTGCTGGGAATACAAGATCTCTCTAAACCAGACTATGGAAATCCAGTTCACCTTCACCCTGGTGACATTCCAGTGTTTTGGGCCTGTGGAGTAACAGGAGTAGAAGCAATTATCAACTGTC gAACTCCATTAGCTTTTACTCATTCTCGTCACTGCACATTCATTACTGACCTACAGAATGACAATATCAGATCCTTAGGAGGAGTCCCACAGGTCCACCGCATCTCTCAAGATCCTCTGCATTTCAGCATTGTGTCAGCAGAAGCAGCCCAAAAGATAAAGACTCTAGAGACCCTAATTGGAATAGATCCAG GAGAGCGGGGTATCAGGCACCTGCAGCGCCAGGGTGAGCTGCTGGGGGCTTGCCTGGCCATGTCCCACGCGGGGTCCGTGCTGATAACAACGGGATTTCCCACCCACTTCACCCACGAGCCGCCCGAGGAGAACGACGGCCCCCCGGGAGCCCTTGCCATTGCAGCTATGCTGCAGGCCTTGGAGAAACAGGTTGCCATAGTTACAGATCAGAGAGCCATGGATCTGAATAAAAAGATTATTGAAGAAGCTGTTCAACTAG GAATCCTGAAGAAGCCCATCCCTCTGTTGAGTTATCAAAGGGAAAGTGCCAATTCAGCTTTAATGTTTTTGTGTGAGAATGGGAATCCTGGAAGACCAAG ATTTGATCACCTGGTAGCAATAGAGCGTGCTGGGATGGCTGCTGATGGCAATTATTACAATGCCAGGAAAGTTAACATTAAACATCTCGTGGATCCCATAGATGAACTATTTTTAGCTgcacaaaccattccaggaaTCACAACAACAG GTGTTGGAGATGGAGGAAATGAATTAGGAATGGGCAAAGTAAAAGATGCTGTAAAGAAGCACATAAAAAATGGAGATGTTATAGCTTGTGATGTTGAAGCTGATTTTACTGTTGTGGCTG GGGTCTCTAACTGGGGTGGCTACGCCATTGCGTGTGCTCTGCACGTGCTGCGCTGCTGTGAGATCCACGACCGCTACCTGCGCAGAGCCGTCGGCTTTCCACGCGCGCCGAGCCAGGGGCTCTGGCTGCCAGCGCTCCCGTCCGTCCCCAAG gAAGAAAAGCTTCTGAAAACACTTGTGCAGCTCGGGGTCCGCAGTGGCAAAACTGCCAGTCtagagatggaagtggatgggcTGCCCTTCTACAGCACCCATTCACTTATGAttgaaaagctgctgcaggaagcaCAGCAGTGA